The Musa acuminata AAA Group cultivar baxijiao chromosome BXJ3-6, Cavendish_Baxijiao_AAA, whole genome shotgun sequence region CGCAGCTGTTATCGAGGTAGGCATTCGATTGAATCATGCTTTCTCTGCTGGTTAATCTTGATTGCAAGCATATAGTGGGTAAAGTGTGATTTCCTTTTTCTCGGTGAATGATAGGtttattctgtagcttgctctgCTTGCTTATCTTGGGTTTCGTGTTGTTTGTTCCTTGATCTGATGCCTTATCCATGACTGAAAATATTCTTTCAACCAGTATGAACATGAATTTGCTGCTCACGATGAATTGCATTGATGGCAACATAGAGTCTCGTCGTCTTCCCCACACCAAAAGGTGGGCTGCAGTACAGCTCGGGCTATCATGGGCCGGGCTGTCAATGCCCAGTGCGAATTTGGCCAGTCTCGGTCCCCATACTCCCCCAAACAACTACAAATAATATTCCGAGTGGGGTATTTTTAATTCATAGAGTAGAATTAGTTATATAAATTCAATTAATTATCAAAGAAAGTAGAATTAGAATTCTTCTCAACATTTCTTCAACCTTCTATATAGACAATTACCGGTTTTTGGATGTTGATTTGACGAGAGCGAAGAGGATGAGAGAGAATTTGGGATAAGTGAAGCTGTGTTGCTGTTGCTAACTCAAAATGTGATAAGTGAAAGAGAAAAATAGTGTGCATATTCTTGCTTTTATTAAAAACAATTGGATGCAAATAATGAaggccatcataaaaataaatttaaaaaacgaAATCTAAAGTATCAGTCAGGCTGATGCTTGCATTGCATTGGCATGACCTGACTCAGAAAAGTATGAAGTCATGTCTAATCTGATCAAGATAGTAGTTTGACTGCATCAAAAGGTTGGAAAACAAATTTGTATCAGTATCAATGAGGGCATGGAATTAATGGACCATTTATTTGTCCAATGAGTAAGTAAGAATATTCTTACACGAAGCTAAATAAAGAATCCCAAGGCTAAGTAGCTTccatttctttctttatttttcttagaaAAAGAACTTTATTCAATCATCCTTAAGatcaacaaaagacagaaacccCTATTGCAAAAATGCAACCAAGTGACAATTTCCCAGTTGTGGGAAAAATTATTACAGCAAGCACTTGTAGCTTATAAATGAGCTTATAAATGTAAGTAAGACCATTTAACCACATTTACCGATTTGACTTCCATTTCCTTACTAAACAGTCCCTTTTACCTATAAATATTGTGGCCACTTTTCTTTTAGAAGATATTAAGTGGGATTTGTTTTCATTACTTACTAGCTCCAATCTCATGTAACACATGGATAAATAAGCCAGTAAATAACtactatttttattaataatgtaTTGTCTTTTATAGAAACATTATAAGCATCAGTATCATAAAGCTTACTTACATTAATAAGTTCTCATTCTAGTGCAATCCATTCTATTTAATGTCTTCTTTTCTCAACATTATTCATTTCGTTTAGTGCTAAGCAATTTATTAAACACTAATCGAATACTTtcctatatgtatacatttaaatTCATTGGATTGGATCAAGATTAGTCATTGGCAGTCCAATTTTCCATGcaagatttttcaaaaaaaaaaaatcgcaattttggttgatcatatgagaaGGTTGTTAGGTTAAATGCCCACCTATTTTCTATTGAAGAACATGTTGGTTTTCCATTGCTCAATGGATTTTCTCTTCACAATCATCTTATTCTGGGGTTAAAAAGGGGAAACCAAAGCGTGATGTCATCCTCTTTCACAATGAAATGTTTATGTCAAAATGCATATGAATACTTCCCAAAAAGAAGAGTTCTATCAGTATTTTCGTGTATAATATACATcatcatgattttattttattttattgttatttttatgtTGCACTCCTCCCATGCTTCATTCAATGTGTTTCAACACGAGCGCATGCGCGTTGAACTGTGGACTTTTTGTTCATATACTATGACTTGCAAGCTGCAAAGTGGTAGTTGACAGCCATATGCATCTTTCCATGTGATAAAAGTTTAGATGCATGCATGTCTCACTAATTCATCCTCCCTTCCCATCACAACAGCTCTGGAAACAATTCCATGCATATCTTTCGTTGtaccaaatatatatatttagagggagagagagacacacacacaatTTAGTAAGCCTTATAGTGTGATGCAATTGGGACACCAACACCAAAACATATTGTAATATAATCCAAGTGGGATGGACAAGAAATGTTTTCACATTGTTTCGACTTCCAATGAGAACCTGGTCAAAGATCGTGGCAGGATTATCATTTTATGATTGCCAACTTGGGACATTATTAATTCTTAAGTGTAGCTGGATTAGGATCTAATTAATGTGCCTTGTTGCAATAAATAAATGTATATGCTCTTCATGTGTGCTGATTTAtcatgtgtgtttgtgtgtgagaTTCATCATTAATCaagtccatcttttgaaacaatctTTTTTTTAAGTAATCTAATTTGCTCTTAGTCTTCATCTCGTTTTTCTTCTTGAGTAGAATGTAATGTAGTTTCTTTACTAGGCTTCATTTTGGTTCAGATTTAATATAATCATATGGTTTTAGCACAAACATAATTAGCTTGTTTTTTGTTTGAATTGCCCCTATTATAGTTGTGGCTTGGTAGATAATGATAAATTATTTGTGTTGGACAACTAACAACCACcgatattaattttaaatatttaactcCAATTATTGTGTTAAGGACAACTAACAACCAATATTGATTTTTCATACTTAACTCTTTTCTTATTTGATAGGATAATATTATCCACTACTTGATTCTTCTTAATCTGCAATAAAATGCTAACtaatctaaactaaattaaagtaTTAAAGATGCCAACTAACCTATTCGATGAGTTATATGCATGAAGCTACATGCTCTGGGTACTCAATTTACTAGTTGTTGCCTGTATAATACATACAGGACAAATGGTATTCCTTTGCTACTGTGCATGTACTTGACTTGCACGCTGGACACTACTCGACTGTCCATTGTGGTAACCCCACATGTCAATGCTGGAACATACAGGACGACGTGGCACACAATTCCACAATGTGGGACAACACATCGACAATTGTTGCCACCTTTAGTACCAATCAACTGTTACATGATGATCACATGGCGTTTTCATGGATGACGGATAAGCATTACCAGGCAAAACAACGAGTCATCATAATTTGCTGATATCACGTTTCGGTGTGTCATTAGAGCTCTGGTAGTCTTGCTTCCTTGGGGCTTTGCAAGTATAGATGCaccctaattttctttttttttccttgtctttttatttaattgatttttaagattttttttacaaAAGGATGCATGGTGAAAAAGAAAtttgatcttaagattttattattaATAGTCAAGCCTTTTAACTTCAAAAATAATTATAGGATGAGGTTTAAATTCTCAATTTAAAGTGAGTCACATCAACTTAATCCTAAACATAAAATAAGTGTCAAACATATTACTATTTAattgtttaaatttataaatattaaaatatacttAAGTTAAATATATTAGATACCACCTCACAGACTCGTTTAAGCTTGGACTCCTCTACTGAGTAGCACTTATaagtattttttataataaaattatgctCTTTAAGTTACATATGTTatccaaataatattaaaattcatatgattagatttttttttaaaattttacttaaattaaatatattaaaaatcatcattaaactAATGTTTTAGGTATGAAATTATAGTTATTAGTTTTGAATTTTTAAGTGAGTCAGGTCTATACATTTAATTCTTAGGTTGATTCTtatttttaggaaaaaaaaataatattttgattatatttaGATCTTAAATTGATATCTCGGTGCAACATGCAAAACTactcattatttattttatttttctcaatattataaaatatgaacTACATTAGTGAAGTAGAATTAAGAAGTAGAGAGGATGAATGGAGAGTTTCTCTCTCTTTAGAAAAAGTGGGAACCGTATCTAAGTAGGCCCAGCGTCGGGATTCGTGTTGCCGCTTGCCGAACGTGACCCACGCGTTCCCTCGGCGTCCACTGCCATCAACCCACGTCCTCTAGTACGGGCGGATGCAATGTATACAAAGGGCAAAACGGGGAATTCGGCCTCATTCCCTATCCTCTCTTTCCCCTCTTCTTTTATTATGTTGAGCCGCCGGACTCTTTGTCCTCCCCAAAGCCCCAATCCCGTGGCCGCTAGGaatcatcctcctcctcttcttcttcctcttcgtctTCTCAGTTTTTGACCTCTGTAGGTTGATAGGATTCGTTTGGGGCTCTTGTGATGCGTCTGGTGGTGTTACTTTTCTCGTTGATTAGCTCCCGGTAGCTGTTCCTCGTTGATTAGCTCTCATGGCGGCGCTCGTCAACTGCGCAGGTAATTCGTCTTCCCTCCTCTCAGATCTGTTGATTTTTCATGGGCTTGATCATGAAATCCTTGGGCTCTGCGTCGAGATCTGCTTGTTTTTTGGGGTTATTGTTCTGTTAAGTGATTTCCGCAAGTCTTTTGTAGATCGGAGGGTTCTTTTGCCGCTTGTCGCTGTGCATAATGAATTTAGACTTGGTCTGAAGCTGAATAGCTTACTAAATTAGATTCTGGGGTTATTAGATCATATGTTTGCGTTTCCTTTGCGATATTATCATCCTGCTGTTAGTTCAAGCTTCTGATTCGACTTTGGTTAGATATTTCTGCTACCTTTACTTATTTTTTAGTTAATCCTGCTTTGATTTGATTTTTCGGCAACTATTTCGTTCCTAGTGTGTTTGGGAGAGCAGATCTCTATGTTTTCGCCCATTCTATGTTCTCATTTTTGTCGATGTAGAACAAGATCCatgaattatggattatagaTTAAAGTGAAATCGGAAATGAATAGAGAAATCTAAGAACTACAAGATGGCTTCTTGTTATGGATCGCACACCTTGAGATCTACCGTGAGTCTCTTGGTTGTCAGGCGGATCTTGTTTGGCTTTTCTATTATATTTAGATGAACTTCTGGGACTCACCGCTGTCCTCCTCTCATATTATGCAGGCAACGATGATATCGGCCCTGGTGGCCCTCTTTTCTCAAACCTCATGGATTCGAGCCTCCTGCTATCTCTCACCTATAACTTTGATGCCTACTGCCCGCCTAGTAAGAGGTATCGGATCACTCCTCTTATTTGCAAAGCAGGAGAAAAAACTGCAGATGAAAAGCAGCAGCCCCGATCGATCGACACCCTTCCTGACGAATGCCTCTTTGAGATCCTCCGGCGGTTACCGGGAGATAAGGAGAGGAGCAACTCCGCTTGCGTCTCTAAGCGCTGGCTTATGCTGCTGTGCAGCATCCGTTCTTCTGAGCTCGCTGCTAGGAAGAAGCATAGGAATGAATCCGTGAAGAAACCCTTGCCTGATCTGAACAAAGATGTGTCTGAAGACGAGCAGGAAAGTGAGAACAATGGGTTTCTTACCAGGCGCTTGGATGCAGAGGAAGCTACAGATATTAGACTTGCTTCCATCACCCTTGGAACCTGTAGCCGTGGTGGGTTAGGCAAGCTTCTCATCCGAGGAAGCAATTCGACTCGGGTCACTGATGTTGGGCTTTCTGCAATTGCTCATGGTTGCCCTTCCCTTCGGGCCCTATCTATGTGGAAGGTACCATTGATAACTGATGCTGGCCTATCAGAGATTGCAGATGGATGCCCGCTGCTGGAAAAGCTTGACCTCTGCCAGTGCCCACAGATTTCGGACAGGGGCTTGATAGCTGTTGCTCAGAAGTGCCCCAAGTTGACATCGTTGACAATTGAATCTTGCTCAAGCGTCGGTAATGAAGGTCTGCAGGCTATTGGTCGGTGCTGTCCAAAATTAAAGTCTGTTACCATAAAAAACTGCCTACATGTTGGTGACCAAGGAATTACAAGCTTGGTCTCTTCAGCATCTTCTTCCCTGGAAAGGATAAAACTTCAGACCTTGTCCATCAGCGATGTTGCTCTTGCAGTCATTGGTCACTATGGGAAAAATATAATTGACTTATCCCTGTCTGGTCTCCAGAATGTTTATGAGAAGGGATTCTGGGTTATGGGAAGTACTCTTGGCTTGAGGAAGTTGAGGTCCATCAGTATCACTTGTTGCAACGGGCTCACTGATATAGCCTTGCAAGCTATTGCCAAGGGTTCCCCCTTCCTGAAGCATCTCTTTGTTCGCAAGTCTTGCTACCTGTCTGATTCTGGTTTGAGTGCTTTTGCTGAAAGTGCAAAGGAACTTGAGAATTTGCACCTTGAGGATTGTAATCAGATCACTCTTATAGGTGTCCTCGGTGCTCTTTCGAAATGCAGTCCCCAGTTGAAGTCTCTAAGTCTGGTGAGATGCTTGGGCATCAAAGACACAGCTTTTGCCCCAGTCCAACTGCCATCTTGCATTTCTCTTAGGTCTCTGACTATTCGTGACTGTCCAGGAGTCAGTAGTGCTAGCTTACAAGTGGTAGGGAAGATCTGCCCCCAGTTACAGAATATAGACTTGAGTGGACAAGTTGGAGTGACTGACACATTTCTCCTCCCTTTGATCAAGAGTTCTGATGTCGGCTTTGTGCAGGTCGATCTGAATGGTTGTGTTAATGTGACAGATGATTTGGTAACT contains the following coding sequences:
- the LOC135640871 gene encoding EIN3-binding F-box protein 1-like isoform X1; its protein translation is MRSQDRRSCYRGNDDIGPGGPLFSNLMDSSLLLSLTYNFDAYCPPSKRYRITPLICKAGEKTADEKQQPRSIDTLPDECLFEILRRLPGDKERSNSACVSKRWLMLLCSIRSSELAARKKHRNESVKKPLPDLNKDVSEDEQESENNGFLTRRLDAEEATDIRLASITLGTCSRGGLGKLLIRGSNSTRVTDVGLSAIAHGCPSLRALSMWKVPLITDAGLSEIADGCPLLEKLDLCQCPQISDRGLIAVAQKCPKLTSLTIESCSSVGNEGLQAIGRCCPKLKSVTIKNCLHVGDQGITSLVSSASSSLERIKLQTLSISDVALAVIGHYGKNIIDLSLSGLQNVYEKGFWVMGSTLGLRKLRSISITCCNGLTDIALQAIAKGSPFLKHLFVRKSCYLSDSGLSAFAESAKELENLHLEDCNQITLIGVLGALSKCSPQLKSLSLVRCLGIKDTAFAPVQLPSCISLRSLTIRDCPGVSSASLQVVGKICPQLQNIDLSGQVGVTDTFLLPLIKSSDVGFVQVDLNGCVNVTDDLVTTLVKAHGSTLKMLNLRGCKKITDRSLLAIADGCSVIEDLDLSSCSVSDYGVAVLASARQLQLQILSLASCSKVTVKSLPFLGNLGQSMVGLNLQHCSLISTRGMKLLEEKLWWCDIIS
- the LOC135640871 gene encoding EIN3-binding F-box protein 1-like isoform X2, which encodes MAALVNCAGNDDIGPGGPLFSNLMDSSLLLSLTYNFDAYCPPSKRYRITPLICKAGEKTADEKQQPRSIDTLPDECLFEILRRLPGDKERSNSACVSKRWLMLLCSIRSSELAARKKHRNESVKKPLPDLNKDVSEDEQESENNGFLTRRLDAEEATDIRLASITLGTCSRGGLGKLLIRGSNSTRVTDVGLSAIAHGCPSLRALSMWKVPLITDAGLSEIADGCPLLEKLDLCQCPQISDRGLIAVAQKCPKLTSLTIESCSSVGNEGLQAIGRCCPKLKSVTIKNCLHVGDQGITSLVSSASSSLERIKLQTLSISDVALAVIGHYGKNIIDLSLSGLQNVYEKGFWVMGSTLGLRKLRSISITCCNGLTDIALQAIAKGSPFLKHLFVRKSCYLSDSGLSAFAESAKELENLHLEDCNQITLIGVLGALSKCSPQLKSLSLVRCLGIKDTAFAPVQLPSCISLRSLTIRDCPGVSSASLQVVGKICPQLQNIDLSGQVGVTDTFLLPLIKSSDVGFVQVDLNGCVNVTDDLVTTLVKAHGSTLKMLNLRGCKKITDRSLLAIADGCSVIEDLDLSSCSVSDYGVAVLASARQLQLQILSLASCSKVTVKSLPFLGNLGQSMVGLNLQHCSLISTRGMKLLEEKLWWCDIIS